The Streptomyces sp. GSL17-111 region ATTCCGGCGGCCTGGCAGTGCTCCACCGTGCCGTGGGGGAAGCCGTTCCCGGTGGCCTCGGGCGTGTTGACGAGGACGCCCGCCTCCAGCCAGTCGCGCCGGTGGAGGCTCATCTCCAGCTGGTTCACCTCCAGCGGTACGTCCGTCCGCGACTGGAGGAGGGCGATCTGTGCCGCGCTCATGTTGGAGACGCCGAAGCGGCGGACGAGGCCCTGCCGGTGCAGGGACGTCAGGGCCTCGGCGATCCCGTCCGGATCGGCGAGGGGGTCGGGCCGGTGCAGGAGCAGCACGTCGAGCGCGTCCGTCCGGAGCCGGGTGAGGCTCTCCTCCACCCGCCGCGTGATGCTGCCGCCGCGCAGGTCGTAGACGCCGGGGCGCTCGCCGTCGGCGAGCCGGATGCCGCACTTGGTCTGGAGGGTGATCCGCTCGCGCAGCCCCGGCGTGCGGGAGAGGACCTCGCCGAAGACGGCCTCGGCCTTCCCCCGCCCGTAGATGTCGGCGTGGTCGAACGTCGTGATCCCGCTGTCGAGGGCGGCCTCCACGGCCGCCTCGGCCTCGGCGACGTCCGCCGCCTCGTACCCGGCCGCGTCCCAGGCGCCGCCCAGACCCATGCAGCCGTACAGGAGGGGGGCGGTGTTCGTTGTCGTCGTCACCCCGCCAGCCTTCCATGCGGCCGGGCCCGGCGCGGCACGCGCGAGGCGGCCGGGCCGGGCCCGGAAGGTGGGGCGCCGCCCGACGGACAGGGCGGGGCGGCGCCGGTCGGGGGTCACCGCACGCGCGTCGCGTACGCGGGCACCGTGACGGTCTCGTCGTCCAGGCAGCGTCCGCTGGCCAGGTCGAAGCGCTGCTTCAGCAGCGGCGAGGCGACGAAGGGTGCTCCGTCAACCGAGCCGAGCAGGCCCCGGGAGAGCACGTAGGCGCCGGTGAACGGGTCACGGTTGCCGATGGCGTGGACGGTGCCGGTGCGGTCGAGGAACAGCGCGATCTGGCCGCCGTCGGGCAGCAGGGCCGCGACGCCACGTCCGGGGACGAGGTGCTCGACGGCGCACACGGCCGCCCACGCGCCGCCGGTCCGCACCTCG contains the following coding sequences:
- a CDS encoding aldo/keto reductase, which encodes MTTTTNTAPLLYGCMGLGGAWDAAGYEAADVAEAEAAVEAALDSGITTFDHADIYGRGKAEAVFGEVLSRTPGLRERITLQTKCGIRLADGERPGVYDLRGGSITRRVEESLTRLRTDALDVLLLHRPDPLADPDGIAEALTSLHRQGLVRRFGVSNMSAAQIALLQSRTDVPLEVNQLEMSLHRRDWLEAGVLVNTPEATGNGFPHGTVEHCQAAGIRLQAWGALAQGRYTGRQGTDAERATAELVAELAEVKGTTPETVVLWWLQRHPAGVAPIVGSVRPERIRACADAALRHPALSHEEWYALWLTARGVPLP
- the nirD gene encoding nitrite reductase small subunit NirD, which codes for MTDVLTPDAPAATPTVTGDAAATGDTAANAATGTARVEVRTGGAWAAVCAVEHLVPGRGVAALLPDGGQIALFLDRTGTVHAIGNRDPFTGAYVLSRGLLGSVDGAPFVASPLLKQRFDLASGRCLDDETVTVPAYATRVR